In Nocardioides sp., the following proteins share a genomic window:
- the dinB gene encoding DNA polymerase IV: MGVTAASAAVTPILHVDMDAFYASVATRERPELQEVPVIVGGGSRGVVLSANYLAREFGVRSALPMTRARRLCPQAVVVSPDYDTFTTVSASVMETFRRVTPLVEALSLDEAFLDVRGAARRLGNPVQIAEWLRATIQDEQAITCSVGVAASVSMAKLGSRMAKPDGVVVLAPEAVTTVLHPLDVGELWGVGEKTRAMLHRLGLITVGDVAHTPAKTLQRAVGVALGKQLHALAWGDDRREITPRSGAAFFGGGDPDKSMGANETFGRDTDDREVILRELLRLSAKVASRLRVAEVAGRTVTITIRFADFTTITRSKSRSEATDVTQEIYQSAVALYDALGLQRARLRLVGVRVEGLVPRTTVHRQLVLGERERGWREADRAVDRATLRFGTAAVGPASLLGGRP; this comes from the coding sequence ATGGGCGTGACCGCCGCATCCGCGGCGGTCACGCCCATCCTCCACGTCGACATGGATGCGTTTTATGCGTCGGTGGCTACGCGGGAGCGACCTGAATTGCAAGAAGTCCCCGTCATCGTCGGCGGCGGCAGTCGCGGGGTGGTCTTGTCGGCCAACTATCTGGCGCGCGAGTTCGGCGTACGTTCGGCGTTGCCGATGACCAGAGCGCGTCGACTGTGTCCGCAGGCGGTGGTGGTCAGCCCCGACTACGACACCTTCACCACCGTCTCCGCCTCGGTAATGGAGACCTTTCGACGGGTGACCCCACTGGTGGAGGCATTGTCGTTGGACGAGGCGTTCTTGGACGTACGCGGTGCCGCCCGGCGACTTGGCAACCCGGTCCAGATCGCCGAGTGGCTGCGCGCCACGATCCAAGACGAGCAGGCCATCACCTGCTCGGTCGGAGTGGCGGCCTCGGTCTCGATGGCCAAGCTCGGCAGTCGGATGGCCAAGCCCGACGGCGTGGTGGTGCTGGCGCCCGAAGCGGTGACCACGGTCTTGCATCCCCTCGACGTCGGCGAGTTGTGGGGCGTGGGCGAGAAGACGAGAGCGATGTTGCATCGGCTCGGTCTGATCACCGTCGGCGACGTCGCCCACACTCCGGCCAAGACGTTGCAACGCGCCGTCGGCGTGGCGTTGGGCAAGCAACTGCACGCCCTGGCCTGGGGTGACGACCGGCGGGAGATCACGCCGCGCAGCGGGGCAGCGTTCTTCGGCGGGGGAGACCCCGACAAGTCGATGGGCGCCAACGAGACCTTCGGGCGCGACACCGATGACCGAGAGGTGATCCTGCGGGAACTGCTCCGGCTCTCGGCAAAGGTCGCGTCCCGGTTGCGGGTGGCCGAGGTGGCAGGACGTACGGTCACCATCACGATCAGGTTCGCCGACTTCACCACGATCACGCGTTCCAAGAGTCGCTCTGAGGCCACCGACGTGACCCAGGAGATCTATCAGTCGGCGGTGGCGCTCTATGACGCCCTCGGTCTGCAACGTGCTCGGCTGCGTCTGGTCGGCGTACGCGTAGAGGGCCTGGTGCCGCGCACCACCGTGCACCGGCAACTGGTTCTGGGTGAGCGGGAGCGTGGCTGGCGAGAGGCGGACAGGGCTGTCGATCGGGCGACCTTGCGTTTCGGGACTGCGGCGGTTGGCCCCGCCAGCCTGTTGGGAGGACGGCCCTAA
- a CDS encoding DUF3040 domain-containing protein, which yields MALSEHEMRLLEQMERALLDEDPKLAHTLRGPSRHHSARRRMLVGGIGLLVGIAVMVAGAFWQLTPVGIAGFVIMLVAALFALGGVHMSDEVGQEDEPGHVEHSGRDLNEDDL from the coding sequence GTGGCGCTCTCCGAGCATGAGATGCGGCTCCTTGAGCAGATGGAGCGCGCCCTCCTCGACGAAGACCCCAAGTTGGCTCACACCCTGCGTGGGCCCTCGCGGCACCACAGCGCTCGTCGCCGGATGCTCGTGGGTGGCATCGGCCTCCTGGTCGGCATCGCGGTGATGGTCGCCGGCGCCTTCTGGCAACTCACCCCGGTCGGGATCGCGGGCTTCGTGATCATGCTGGTGGCCGCACTGTTCGCGCTCGGTGGCGTGCACATGAGCGACGAGGTCGGCCAAGAGGATGAGCCCGGACACGTGGAGCACTCCGGACGCGACCTCAACGAGGACGACCTCTAA
- a CDS encoding DUF3488 and transglutaminase-like domain-containing protein, producing the protein MKQLKGGADLTHLVLLSLVSMATVWITMFAWRGLTHAPGAFLGPMLMIGFLVAGIGVFTRWLRWPALVILVLQILLAGSAAAYAIAGSAPEGLVAGLRARFEAAVHSANTFAPPVPAEAPSVVPLLILGGLGCLLLVDFLANTLQRPTLASLPLLAVYAVPISLTGDAVSWWIFVAAAIGLVTMLYLDHRRELSRWGRGLPHSEEHEPDLAIDEERIVTAASGIGASSIAVALIGALAVPTFGLSMFEGGFGAGRGGDIEIQNPMTDLERDLLRGPDLPLLTASTTDPDPTYLRIAVLARLNDEQWSTGDREVPQEQVAEGPMPPLVGVAPGVPRTTFEWSVHTQQRFDSLWLPTAEALESISAPGDWRYDLSTMDFLSGSNSQRANALDYDFTRIVLDRDALAMNESPAAPSEVRTDFTQVPSTLDERVRSLARQVTEGATTRFRRAQLLQEFFRSSGEFTYNDSYTGEGTLTSFLFGDRTGYCEQFSSSMAMMARTLGIPARVAVGFLRGERTGVNEAGVPSYTFSTHDLHAWPELFFPGSGWVRFEPTPAARVPQVPGYTTAELPGGTDAHHLGAHRAAQQ; encoded by the coding sequence ATGAAGCAACTCAAAGGCGGCGCGGATCTGACACACCTGGTGTTGTTGAGCCTGGTGTCCATGGCGACGGTCTGGATCACGATGTTCGCCTGGCGTGGGCTGACCCACGCACCGGGCGCCTTCTTGGGACCGATGCTGATGATCGGCTTCCTGGTGGCGGGCATCGGCGTGTTCACGCGCTGGCTGCGCTGGCCGGCCCTGGTCATCCTCGTCCTACAGATCCTGCTGGCCGGGTCGGCCGCGGCGTACGCCATCGCCGGGTCCGCCCCCGAGGGACTCGTCGCCGGCCTGCGCGCCCGGTTCGAAGCGGCCGTGCACAGTGCCAACACCTTCGCGCCTCCTGTGCCGGCCGAAGCACCCTCAGTCGTACCGCTACTGATCCTCGGCGGGCTCGGCTGCCTGCTGCTGGTCGACTTCCTGGCCAACACCCTGCAGCGCCCCACCCTCGCCTCTCTACCCCTGCTGGCCGTCTACGCGGTGCCCATCAGCCTGACCGGTGATGCCGTGTCGTGGTGGATCTTCGTGGCTGCGGCGATCGGGCTCGTCACCATGCTCTACCTCGATCATCGACGTGAACTCTCCCGATGGGGACGCGGGTTGCCGCACAGCGAGGAACACGAGCCGGATCTGGCCATCGACGAAGAACGCATCGTGACCGCGGCGTCCGGCATCGGCGCCTCCTCGATCGCGGTGGCCCTGATCGGCGCACTGGCTGTGCCCACCTTCGGGCTGTCGATGTTCGAGGGAGGCTTCGGCGCCGGCCGTGGCGGCGACATCGAGATTCAGAACCCGATGACCGATCTTGAGCGCGACCTGCTTCGTGGCCCCGACCTGCCGCTGCTGACGGCCTCGACCACCGATCCCGACCCGACCTACCTGCGCATCGCCGTCCTGGCTCGGCTCAACGACGAGCAATGGAGCACCGGTGACCGGGAAGTACCGCAGGAACAGGTGGCAGAGGGGCCGATGCCGCCCCTCGTAGGAGTGGCTCCGGGCGTGCCACGCACGACGTTCGAGTGGTCGGTCCACACACAACAGCGGTTCGACTCGTTATGGCTGCCGACCGCGGAGGCTTTGGAATCGATCTCCGCTCCCGGTGATTGGCGCTACGACCTGAGCACGATGGACTTCCTCTCGGGCAGCAACAGCCAACGCGCCAATGCTCTCGACTACGACTTCACCCGGATCGTGCTCGACCGTGACGCGTTGGCGATGAACGAGTCGCCGGCCGCCCCGAGTGAGGTACGCACCGACTTCACCCAGGTGCCGAGCACTCTCGACGAGCGGGTCCGTTCGCTGGCTCGCCAGGTCACCGAAGGTGCCACCACCCGATTCAGGCGAGCCCAGCTGCTGCAGGAGTTCTTCCGCAGCAGCGGCGAGTTCACCTACAACGACAGCTACACCGGTGAAGGGACTCTGACCTCGTTCCTGTTCGGCGACCGTACCGGGTACTGCGAGCAGTTCTCCTCGTCGATGGCGATGATGGCGCGAACCCTCGGCATCCCCGCTCGGGTAGCGGTGGGTTTCCTGCGCGGAGAACGCACGGGAGTGAACGAGGCGGGAGTGCCGTCGTACACCTTCTCGACGCACGACCTGCACGCCTGGCCGGAACTGTTCTTCCCAGGATCGGGATGGGTGCGCTTCGAGCCGACGCCGGCGGCTCGGGTCCCGCAGGTGCCCGGTTATACGACCGCCGAGCTTCCCGGAGGCACCGACGCCCACCACCTCGGCGCCCACCGCGCAGCCCAGCAATGA
- a CDS encoding DUF58 domain-containing protein yields MRTALANLTTRGRAFLAGGLTAVVCAIVLGHDSLVRVGLLAVALPLIASVFMARSRFRLSLVRAVSPRQVSAGTSAEVNLTLTNEGRTPTGVLLLEEQVPFTLGSRPRFVLAGIQQGWHRQVHYRVRSDVRGRFDIGPMQVRVRDPFGFVESQRTFRAVNPLIVTPRTVPLSRIPLGGDWTGSGDNRPRAFATGSAEDVTVREYRRGDDLRRVHWRSSARVGDLMVRREEQPWQSRATLFLDNRSMAHRGQGIASSFETAISAAASIALHVARAGFQVRLVTAVGEELGVEWHQRDDDSSAAPLLASLAVLRLTSATHITSHWLAEAGSGGLTIGVFGALSTPDQPVVRRMRHTSGAALALAVDVARWGGSTIPGQNSGEEATGMLTRSGWRAAPLRPTDQLDTVWKLLGQTPLAPIPRRAVTR; encoded by the coding sequence ATGCGCACCGCACTGGCGAACCTGACCACCCGTGGCAGAGCCTTCTTGGCCGGGGGGCTCACGGCCGTGGTCTGCGCCATCGTCTTGGGCCACGACTCGCTGGTACGCGTGGGACTGCTCGCGGTGGCGCTACCCCTGATCGCGTCGGTCTTCATGGCGCGCAGCAGGTTCCGGCTCTCGCTGGTACGCGCGGTGTCACCTCGTCAGGTGTCGGCAGGCACGTCGGCAGAGGTCAACCTCACTCTGACCAACGAGGGACGCACCCCGACCGGTGTCCTGCTCCTGGAGGAGCAGGTCCCCTTCACCTTGGGATCGCGGCCACGATTCGTGCTGGCCGGGATCCAGCAGGGTTGGCATCGGCAGGTGCACTACCGCGTGCGTTCAGACGTACGTGGCCGCTTCGACATCGGGCCGATGCAGGTGCGGGTGCGAGACCCGTTCGGGTTCGTCGAGTCGCAACGTACGTTTCGGGCCGTCAATCCCCTGATCGTCACGCCGAGGACAGTGCCGCTCTCGCGCATCCCGCTCGGTGGCGACTGGACGGGGTCGGGAGACAACCGGCCGCGCGCGTTCGCGACCGGGAGCGCCGAGGACGTGACCGTACGCGAATACCGACGCGGCGACGACCTGCGGCGGGTCCACTGGCGCAGTTCGGCACGCGTCGGCGATCTGATGGTGCGCAGAGAGGAGCAGCCCTGGCAGTCTCGCGCCACCCTGTTCCTGGACAACCGCTCGATGGCGCACCGAGGCCAGGGCATTGCCTCGTCGTTCGAGACGGCCATCTCCGCTGCCGCGTCCATCGCCTTGCACGTCGCGCGTGCCGGCTTCCAGGTGCGACTGGTCACCGCCGTCGGTGAAGAGTTGGGAGTCGAGTGGCATCAACGTGACGACGACAGTTCCGCCGCCCCCCTCCTGGCGTCCCTCGCAGTGCTGCGGCTGACGTCCGCCACGCACATCACCAGCCACTGGCTCGCGGAGGCGGGCTCGGGCGGGCTCACCATCGGCGTCTTCGGCGCGCTGTCCACCCCGGATCAGCCGGTCGTGCGCCGGATGCGTCACACGAGTGGCGCCGCGCTGGCTCTCGCGGTCGACGTGGCGCGCTGGGGCGGGTCGACCATCCCGGGCCAGAACTCAGGCGAGGAAGCCACGGGCATGCTGACGCGAAGCGGGTGGCGTGCGGCACCGCTGCGACCGACGGATCAACTGGACACGGTCTGGAAGCTCCTGGGTCAGACCCCACTCGCGCCGATCCCCCGTCGGGCGGTGACCCGATGA
- a CDS encoding MoxR family ATPase — protein sequence MESARRVTDAVRRNVERVIEGKPDVVSAALVVLLAEGHLLIEDVPGVGKTQLSKALARSIDCTVRRIQFTPDLLPSDVTGVSVFNQNTREFEFRPGGIFANIVVGDEINRASPKTQSALLECMEERQATVDGTTYELEAPFMVIATQNPIEMEGTYALPEAQRDRFMARVSVGYPVEAAEIAMLDSHTSHNPLDDLEPVTDAVELRKVINQVAQVYVAPAVQRYAVAVATATRRSPDLSLGASPRATLHLVRAAKAKAAMDGRDYVLPDDVLALCRPVLAHRLLPNVEATMSGRSATAVLESVVASVPVPEHATG from the coding sequence CTGGAATCCGCACGCCGCGTCACCGACGCCGTACGCCGCAACGTCGAGCGCGTGATCGAAGGAAAACCCGACGTCGTCTCGGCCGCCTTGGTGGTGTTGCTCGCCGAAGGTCACCTGTTGATCGAGGACGTGCCGGGTGTCGGCAAGACCCAGCTCAGCAAGGCCTTGGCTCGCAGCATCGACTGCACGGTGCGACGCATCCAGTTCACGCCTGACCTGCTGCCTTCGGACGTGACCGGTGTGTCGGTCTTCAATCAGAACACCCGCGAGTTCGAGTTCCGGCCCGGCGGCATCTTCGCCAACATCGTGGTGGGCGACGAGATCAACCGCGCGTCACCCAAGACGCAGTCGGCGCTGCTGGAATGTATGGAGGAGCGACAGGCCACCGTCGACGGGACGACGTACGAACTCGAGGCTCCCTTCATGGTCATCGCCACGCAGAACCCCATCGAGATGGAGGGGACGTACGCCCTCCCCGAAGCCCAACGCGACCGGTTCATGGCCCGGGTCTCGGTGGGCTACCCGGTCGAAGCAGCCGAGATCGCGATGTTGGACAGTCACACCTCGCACAATCCGCTGGACGACCTCGAACCGGTCACCGACGCGGTCGAGCTGCGCAAGGTGATCAACCAGGTCGCCCAGGTCTATGTCGCCCCTGCCGTACAGCGTTATGCGGTGGCCGTCGCGACCGCGACCCGTCGCTCCCCCGACCTCTCCTTGGGTGCTTCACCACGCGCGACCTTGCACCTGGTGCGGGCTGCCAAGGCGAAGGCCGCGATGGACGGTCGCGACTACGTCCTTCCCGACGACGTGTTGGCACTGTGTCGCCCCGTGCTGGCGCACCGGCTGCTGCCCAACGTCGAGGCCACGATGAGCGGACGCTCGGCGACCGCCGTGCTGGAGAGTGTCGTGGCATCCGTTCCGGTGCCCGAGCACGCCACCGGCTAA
- the mraZ gene encoding division/cell wall cluster transcriptional repressor MraZ: MFVGTYTPKLDDKGRLVLPAKFREPLEGGLMVARGQEHCVQLYPMAQFHDHVAKLRAASLSDPATRSYVRLLGSGAFDQVPDKQGRISVPQLLRTWASLDKEVVAIGSLDRVEIWDPALWEEYLAQEESSFAELNQEIVPAGG, translated from the coding sequence ATGTTTGTCGGCACCTACACCCCCAAGCTCGATGACAAGGGGCGACTCGTCCTCCCCGCGAAGTTCCGGGAGCCGTTGGAGGGAGGGCTGATGGTGGCGAGAGGCCAGGAGCACTGCGTGCAGCTGTATCCGATGGCGCAGTTCCACGATCACGTCGCCAAACTCCGTGCCGCCTCGTTGTCCGATCCCGCCACCCGCAGTTATGTACGCCTGCTCGGTTCGGGCGCGTTCGATCAGGTCCCGGACAAGCAGGGACGGATCAGCGTCCCGCAACTGCTGCGGACCTGGGCCAGCCTGGACAAAGAGGTCGTCGCGATCGGATCGCTGGACCGCGTCGAGATCTGGGACCCGGCGCTGTGGGAGGAGTACCTCGCGCAAGAGGAGTCCAGCTTCGCCGAACTGAACCAAGAGATCGTTCCCGCCGGCGGCTAG
- the rsmH gene encoding 16S rRNA (cytosine(1402)-N(4))-methyltransferase RsmH, with protein sequence MIDSRHVPVLLDRVVALVAPALDEPGAVLVDATLGLGGHSQAVLTACPQARVIGIDRDTEALAAARERLHDFGDRFVGVHAVYDELAEVIAGQGLGQVAAVLFDLGVSSLQLDRADRGFAYAQDAPLDMRMDGTTGITAAEVLNTYDGRDLTRILKEYGEERFARKIADAVVRERAREPFTNSGRLVELLYATIPAPARRTGGHPAKRTFQALRMEVNDELAVLRRAIPAGLEAIGVGGRVVVESYHSLEDRVVKRAFTQVTRLDVPPDLPFIPEGQEPAFRLVTRGAEAADEAERAHNPRAASVRLRAIERLRPGGNPATDQRSRGA encoded by the coding sequence ATGATCGACTCCCGCCACGTCCCGGTCCTGTTGGACCGGGTCGTCGCGCTTGTGGCGCCCGCGCTGGACGAACCCGGTGCGGTCTTGGTCGACGCGACGCTCGGACTCGGCGGACACAGCCAGGCCGTGTTGACCGCCTGCCCCCAGGCTCGCGTGATCGGCATCGATCGCGACACCGAGGCCCTGGCCGCGGCACGTGAGCGCCTCCACGATTTCGGTGATCGCTTCGTCGGCGTGCACGCGGTCTACGACGAGCTCGCCGAGGTCATCGCCGGCCAGGGACTCGGCCAGGTCGCCGCCGTACTCTTCGACCTCGGGGTCTCCTCGCTGCAACTCGACCGGGCCGACCGCGGATTCGCGTACGCCCAGGACGCCCCGCTCGACATGCGGATGGACGGTACGACCGGGATCACGGCGGCCGAGGTGCTCAACACCTACGACGGCCGAGACCTCACCCGGATCCTGAAGGAGTACGGCGAGGAGCGCTTCGCCCGCAAGATCGCCGACGCCGTCGTCCGCGAACGTGCACGGGAGCCGTTCACCAACAGCGGCCGTCTGGTCGAGTTGCTCTACGCGACGATCCCCGCGCCCGCGCGGCGTACGGGCGGCCACCCGGCCAAGCGCACCTTCCAGGCCCTACGCATGGAGGTCAACGACGAGTTGGCCGTCCTGCGGCGCGCCATCCCGGCCGGGCTGGAGGCGATCGGCGTCGGGGGACGCGTGGTCGTCGAGTCCTACCACTCCCTGGAGGACCGGGTGGTCAAGCGGGCGTTCACCCAGGTCACCCGACTGGACGTGCCACCGGACCTGCCCTTCATCCCGGAAGGGCAGGAGCCTGCCTTCCGGCTGGTGACCCGAGGTGCGGAGGCGGCCGACGAGGCCGAACGTGCACACAACCCGCGCGCGGCGTCGGTACGACTGCGCGCCATCGAACGACTTCGCCCAGGCGGCAACCCGGCAACCGATCAGCGATCCAGAGGAGCCTGA
- a CDS encoding penicillin-binding protein 2 — protein MTRKTRFVPLRRFRSRSSAGTRPRGRRGRPQDRLKWGFLIIAMTLSVFGARLIQLQAVDPKSYAAMALADGTVNVVLPARRGDILDRAGQPLADSVEAKMIIADPEWTAPDAPALASLLAERLNVDYFRTLQALKAKNTNFRYIARRVPASLADEVLAEAREQKFKGLSSERDPARSYPAKDVAANLVGFLGTPDPVKGAQPLAGFERTFNKLLSGKDGSARFQQSGGRRIPLGENVVVKPVDGRDLTTTLDTDLQWFVQRVIRQTVEDYSAKSGFAIVMDSKTGEVLALADYPTFDATKPLEADEDDLGSRAMSDVYEPGSVQKALTMSALIDAGKVTPRTRLRVPSSLARQDRVIGDWFDHGDINLTLTGVLAKSSNIGTVLATDKMDAPDLRRYLTAFGEGSSTGIGVRGESAGIVPEGALLTSQTKDRMAFGQSLSVNGLQMAAAINTIANGGLYVAPSLIEGSATTDAGATVGTDRTTTHRVVSEKTARQVMKMMEKVVDPEDGVAPSAQIPGYRVAGKTGTAQRVGEECQCYDGTFTLSFAGFAPADDPRFTVYVVIQAPGKDGGGGSVGGPAFAKIMQYALRRYGVPPTGRKPSDLPVEWSSGRSR, from the coding sequence ATGACCCGGAAGACCCGTTTCGTGCCCCTTCGCCGCTTTCGCAGCCGTTCGTCCGCCGGCACCCGTCCGCGTGGTCGACGTGGGCGCCCCCAGGATCGGCTCAAGTGGGGCTTCTTGATCATCGCGATGACGTTGTCGGTCTTCGGGGCTCGGCTGATCCAGTTGCAGGCGGTCGACCCCAAGTCGTACGCCGCGATGGCCCTGGCCGATGGCACGGTCAACGTGGTGCTGCCTGCGCGTCGCGGGGACATCCTCGATCGCGCGGGACAACCGTTGGCCGACTCGGTCGAGGCGAAGATGATCATCGCCGATCCCGAGTGGACCGCACCGGATGCGCCGGCGCTGGCGTCGCTGCTGGCCGAAAGACTCAACGTGGACTACTTCCGCACGTTGCAGGCGCTCAAGGCCAAGAACACCAACTTCCGCTATATCGCGCGGCGCGTCCCGGCGTCGCTGGCCGACGAGGTCTTGGCCGAGGCTCGCGAGCAGAAGTTCAAGGGGCTGAGCAGTGAGCGTGACCCGGCGCGCTCCTACCCGGCCAAGGACGTCGCTGCCAACCTGGTCGGCTTCCTCGGCACTCCCGACCCGGTCAAGGGTGCTCAGCCTCTGGCGGGCTTCGAGCGTACGTTCAACAAACTGCTCTCCGGCAAGGACGGATCGGCGCGCTTCCAGCAATCCGGCGGTCGCCGCATCCCGCTGGGTGAGAACGTCGTCGTCAAGCCGGTCGACGGGCGCGACCTCACCACCACCCTCGACACGGATCTGCAGTGGTTCGTCCAGCGCGTGATCCGGCAGACGGTCGAGGACTACAGCGCCAAGTCCGGCTTCGCGATCGTGATGGACTCCAAGACCGGCGAGGTCTTGGCGTTGGCCGACTACCCGACATTCGATGCCACCAAGCCGCTGGAGGCCGACGAGGACGACCTCGGTTCGCGTGCCATGAGCGATGTCTACGAGCCTGGTTCGGTGCAGAAGGCACTGACCATGTCGGCGCTGATCGACGCCGGCAAGGTGACTCCTCGCACGCGGCTTCGAGTGCCGTCCTCACTCGCGCGCCAGGACCGGGTGATCGGCGACTGGTTCGATCACGGTGACATCAACCTGACGCTGACAGGGGTGCTGGCCAAGTCCTCCAATATCGGCACCGTGTTGGCGACCGACAAGATGGATGCCCCGGACCTGCGCCGGTATCTGACCGCGTTCGGGGAAGGCTCCTCGACCGGGATCGGCGTACGCGGGGAGTCGGCCGGCATCGTGCCGGAGGGGGCGCTGCTCACCTCGCAGACCAAGGACCGCATGGCATTCGGCCAGTCGCTCTCGGTCAACGGACTCCAGATGGCTGCGGCGATCAACACCATCGCCAACGGTGGGTTGTATGTCGCACCCAGCCTGATCGAGGGCTCGGCTACGACCGACGCGGGCGCCACCGTAGGCACCGACCGTACGACCACCCATCGGGTGGTGAGCGAGAAGACCGCCCGCCAGGTCATGAAGATGATGGAGAAGGTCGTCGACCCCGAGGACGGTGTCGCGCCGAGCGCGCAGATCCCTGGCTACCGGGTGGCCGGCAAGACCGGCACCGCCCAGCGGGTCGGTGAGGAGTGCCAGTGCTATGACGGCACGTTCACGCTGTCGTTCGCGGGCTTCGCCCCGGCCGACGACCCTCGCTTCACGGTCTATGTGGTGATCCAGGCGCCCGGCAAGGACGGCGGCGGTGGGTCTGTGGGTGGTCCGGCGTTCGCGAAGATCATGCAGTACGCCCTGCGCCGTTATGGCGTGCCGCCCACGGGACGCAAGCCGTCCGACCTTCCGGTGGAGTGGTCCTCGGGTCGGAGCAGGTGA